The nucleotide sequence CGGACGCTGGTGTCCTCCAGCACTTCCACGAAGATACCGCCGAGGCCGAACAACAGCAGCGGGCCGAACTGCGGGTCGCGGTTCATCCCGAGGATGGTCTCCGTGCCCGCCTCGGTGTCGACCATCTCCTGCACCTGCACGCCGAGCAGCGTCGCGTCCGGCTGGTAGTTGCGGGCCCGCGTGACGAGCGTCTCGTAGGTGTCCGCGACGTCCGCCTGGGCGACGCCGACGGCCACGCCGCCGATGTCGGACTTGTGGAGGATGTCCGGGCTGACGATCTTCATCACTACGTCGCCCGCGATGGATTCGGCCGCCGACTCGGCGGCCGCGGGGTCGTCGACGATCGCCGAGTCGGGCGTGGGCAGCCCGTACGCGTCGAGCAGGTCCATCGCCTCCACGCCGAGCCGCGTCGCCCCCCGGTCGGCGGCGTCGGTGAGGATCTCGCGGGCGCGCTCCTCGTCGACGTCGAACGACGCCGGCGCCTCGTACGTCCGCGACTCCACGTCCCGCTGGACCGCGAGCGCGTCGAGACTGTCCACGGCCCGGGCCGGATCGAAGTAGTTCGGGATGCCCGCCTCGCCGAGGATCTCCGCCGCGGGCTCGGCGCGCTGCCCGCCCATCAAGCACGCGACGATGGGCTTGTCGTGGTCGGCCTGTCGCTCGGCGATCGCCGCCGCCAGTTCCTCGTAGTCAACGACCGCCGTGGGCGCGGAGATGACGATCGCACAGCCGACGTTCTCGTCGGCGAGTACGGCGTCGAGTGCGGTCTCGAACCGCTCGATGTCGGCGTCGCCGATCACGTCGACGGGGTTGTAGATGTTCGCCTCCTCCGGCATCGTTTCCTCCAGCGTTGAGAGCGTCCCGTCGGTGAACGACGCCATCCCGAGCCGCGAGTCGCCGACGGCGTCGGTCGCCATCACGCCCGGGCCGCCCGCGTTCGTGACGACGCCGACCCGATCGGACTCGGGCATCGGCAGGCCGTCGAGCGAGCGCGCGTAGTCGAACAGCTCCTGGACGTTCTCCGCGCGGACGACGCCCGCCTGCTCGAACGCCGCCTCGTAGGCCGCCTCGCTCCCGGCGATCGTGCCCGTGTGTGAGGACGCGGCCTCCGCGCCCGCCTCGGTCCGGCCGGACTTGACGACCACGACGGGCGTGTCCCGTGTCACCTCGCGGGCCGTGTCGATGAACTCGCGGCCGTCCTCGACGCCCTCGAG is from Halolamina sp. CBA1230 and encodes:
- the acs gene encoding acetate--CoA ligase alpha subunit, with protein sequence MNSEADTGGLFAPERVAVIGATERSGSIGAAIVRNLDDFTGEVVPVNPSRDTVFGRQCYPDVASVPGEVDLAVVVVPPSIAVDAVREAGEAGVTNVVVVTAGFSETGPEGAQREQELRAVAAEYDLALVGPNSLGVLSTPANLNATFGPSNALPGSLSFMSQSGAFITAVLDWANDQGIGFKDVVSLGNKAVLDESDFLAHWQDDPATNVILGYLEGVEDGREFIDTAREVTRDTPVVVVKSGRTEAGAEAASSHTGTIAGSEAAYEAAFEQAGVVRAENVQELFDYARSLDGLPMPESDRVGVVTNAGGPGVMATDAVGDSRLGMASFTDGTLSTLEETMPEEANIYNPVDVIGDADIERFETALDAVLADENVGCAIVISAPTAVVDYEELAAAIAERQADHDKPIVACLMGGQRAEPAAEILGEAGIPNYFDPARAVDSLDALAVQRDVESRTYEAPASFDVDEERAREILTDAADRGATRLGVEAMDLLDAYGLPTPDSAIVDDPAAAESAAESIAGDVVMKIVSPDILHKSDIGGVAVGVAQADVADTYETLVTRARNYQPDATLLGVQVQEMVDTEAGTETILGMNRDPQFGPLLLFGLGGIFVEVLEDTSVRIAPVSDREAGEMVDELDSAPLLRGARGRQSADEAAIREAIGRLSQLVTDFDAILELDVNPLLATADGVQALDVRLTIDPDQL